The stretch of DNA ccatccatccattttctcttGCTGATTTggagtcaggttgccgggggggggggggggggggggcagaagcctaagccaagaggcccagacttccttctcctcagccacttggaccagcaattccaggggaatcctaggcgttccctggccagccgtgtcctgggtcttcctttaggtctcctcttggGTGGAAgtggccagaaaacctcacctgggAGGCTTCCTAATTAGATGTCCGAGCCAcaccaactggctcctctcgatgaggagtagcagtgggtctactccgagtccctcccggatgaccgagcttctcaccctttctctaagggagcgcccagccaccctgcggagaaaactaatttcggccacttATATCTGCAGTCTCATTTATATGGTCACTACCAAAATCTTGTGACCATAAATgaaggtaggaatgtagatcgaccagtaaatcaactgctttgccttccagctcagctctcatttcaccacggcagaccagtacaacacccgcatcactgcagatgcagcaccaatccaccagtCGGTCTCCCAATCCATCTTTCTGTCACTTGTGAACGAGACccaagatatttaaactcctccacttggggcaggacctcatccctgacctggagagggCATTTCACTCTTTTCCGACTTAAGGACCAAAAACGTCCttgttaaacaacaacaacaacaaaaaacgatCCTGAAGCCTGATGATCAGATGGATCTGGATTTTTGTTCTTAAAGATGTTTAGGTGCAGCTCACCTGTTGGACAGAGAGATTGGAACAGACACATCTGCTGAGTTCCACTTCTATTTTTAAAGTAAAAACTGTTTCATTAGCTGTCATCATCTGGTACAAGACAGGAAATGAGTGAAAAAtgcagccaaagtccaaaaaagaAACCACCCACAAAAACTGCagtatattttaaataaaaacaaggaagTGAGACTGTTTGAAAACAAGAAATTAACAATAAATGTCTTAACATTTATTTAGATGATCAGTTCCTTTATGGTCATCTGCTCTTGTGTAGGTTAcagcttttatttgttttacaTCTGTTCAGACTTTGTTTTGTCTGAGTCTCATCAGGATCATCACCTTCCCCCTGCAGTGCACCCCCAAATCCCTTCCCTCTGTAATCCATAATCCCAACTACCCCTCATTCAAGTACATTAGTGAATTATTCCTCTAATCCAAAAGAAGGAGCACCCCAAAGCAGCTTTTTGACATTACTCGTCGTGCCGCCTTTAGGTGAAGTAATCAACTGTAGAATTCAGTCAATCACGTCTCTTTAATTTGGTCCAACCACTAAAACAGACGTTATTCACCTTGTGGTTTGTAATTgaattctgtgtttcacaaactTTCCAAAACAcaagtttttatcattttttcacCAAGATCAAGAAGccaggaaacatctaaaacatggagGACAGGCAAGACTACAGGGGGCCGGGATTAGACGGATTCTGGTTTCGAGGGCCAACACTGATATGGATTGTTTTTGTGCTTCTCTGACCTGCTGGTACCAGATTTGGCCAGTGCCGATTATTTTCAAAACACaaaatttcattttttaaacttaACTGTTCTGAAGATTGTGACTCTAACGGTTTTGTCCGATGGGCACATGCgggttctccgggtactccggcttcctccgacagcccaaaaatatgactgtcaggttgactgGTGAATTCTGCTAACTTTTCcttaggtgtatgtgtgtgtgtgtgcgcgcgttgtTGAACCCCTACTGTTTGCCCTGAAGTCTGCTGCACCCCCTCCCCCCTCTACCCTGCAAGCATAGAGTGTTTAGTAAATGGGTGGattgtgcccaatcctggtccttgagggcagCCATCTTGCATGTTCCAGAGGCTTctgtgcttcaacacacctgattttaaagagcaggtgattagcaggcttctgcagagtttgaacaggtgattcaaccattgtATCCAGTGTGTGGGCacagagaaacaattaaaacatgctggataggagcCCCCATGACCAGCATTGCACACTGACACAAAAGGTCTGTTATTCTGATCATCCACGACTTAGTGGCGAGAAGTTCACAAACTGGAAAAACATCAAACTGTTTGCCTGCTTGGCAAAGATGCATTCATAACCCCCCCAAAAATCCATCTTTAGAGTTTCAGATCAGCTGATCACGATCACCCAAACCATGCTAACCTTTTGCAGATTCCAATACCCACCCAATACTTTGATGCCTATCTAGGAAACACCTGCCTGTTTTCCTGGGATTCATTTGAATGAACTTCCAACatgatggtgttttttttttttacctggtcACTGCTGACCGGTTCATTTAAGGCTGCTTTAAAAAATATTTCATGGTAACGGTTCTAGCTTAGTGCACAAATCAGCTTTGTCTAGTCAGAAGCCTTTTCCCCCCTGAACTGTTTGCTTTAGTGATCCCAACAACCAGCAGCTCTCCTTTTTTTGTCTCAAATTTTTACAAGACTGATGGTGAAAATACAGCGGTCAATTTTTGTGTCTGTTGGAGAGGAACATGGAGCCTGTTCAGTGGTCAGGGAAGCTGATGTTTCTGTTTGCTTTGGGAGTGAGAGGGTTCTGAGTTCAAAGTCAAGATGGATGCAAGATGGTGCTGATGTTCTAATAAAGGAAGGAGGTTTGTGGTTCTTTGAGCTGGATAATGCCAAATATCTTTCTAAAGGATTGCAGCAGCTTGTTTCTTCAGTCGTGTGTTTGTGAGTTCTCCGCCTGCAGTCCAAATTGGTCCCGGAAAACCAGGAAGTGACCTGTTGAGCAGCTGAGATCCATGGATTCAGCAACAAAAGACTCAGACTcagttaattaaaacatttcattaaAATGGAGATGTGAGACAAAAATAAACTTGCTGCTTTTCTGTTCAAATAGAGAGGACAATAAATCTTTGGTCATTTTCTTTGGATTTCAAAACACAGAAACCAATTCTTTCTGCTCAAAAtggttaaacaaataaaaaaatgtttttgatttATGTTTTGTGGAAAATTTACAAAAATTTTATTACCTGTGAATTAAAAActgtttttctttgtttgaagGAAACCTCGTCTGGATCAATGCTACTGAGTGGGACAACAAAGTCAATATCACCTCCCCGCTTGTTGAGGAGGATGGGCCGGAAAAGCTAAACGCAGTTATCACCACGGCAACTGGGACAAGCAGCTCTGTTAGTCATGACCCAACCATCGCCGTGACCCCGAGGGCAATGCAGACCCCGCGTGGGGACAACGAGGACGATCAGAGCAGCGGCATGTTTGGTGAAACGTTGGCTCCTACGGTGGAGGAGGTGAGCGTCACAGCACCGCCTCAGATCAGCCCTGACTCAGCTGAGACGGAGCATCTGTTGCCTAGCAACCCACAAGTAAAGGAGGTCATggaaggagaggaggagggggatgaagaggaggagcatCTGCCACACACTGACCCCCCTTGGATTCATGCCAAGGGCACAGCCATGTTTGACTTGGACCGccttaccaccaccaccacctctgccccgacatcagctgccacCAACCCCTCCAACCCAGATGTCCTCCATGTGGACTTCTTTGACCCCTCCTCTCGTGGGCGTAACCTCGATCTAGCCCCACCCTCCCCTTCATCTGTGGCCCATGAGCTCCAAGGTGGAGACGCAACTTCCTGGGCGATGCCTGAAAACTACGACTACCTTACGCCCTATGAGGACGGAGTGTCCCCCACCGTAGACGAGTACACCTACAGCACCACCACTGATGCTTATGAGAGCGATGAAGACCTCAGAGAGGCCGTTGGGTCTCCCGCTCGTTCCAGGCCCCGGATTCCAGGATCTGGTCCCTTCATCCCCGGCATGAGCGCTCCAATGCCCAACAATCCTGGGGTGGCAAACACAGGTCTGTCACGCAACAAATGCCGAGTGGGATACCAGCTGGTGAACGGAAGTTGCCGCTCAGCCTGCGATCTGCAGCCCAACTACTGCCTGAATGGAGGGCAGTGTTACCAGCTGGATGGAGACGAAATCTTCTGCAGGTAAAAATCAAGCATCACCTGATTTGTATGACATCGAATAATGGACTCTGCACACACAAATAAAACTTAGACATAAAATGGACACTTTATTCTAGTGTCACTCAACAAATTCTCTGGATTTTGAAACAAAAGGTTTTAAGGATTATCAAAGAAATATTAAACTGTCCCATTACTGTTACTGCTGCTTTAGACGCACCACAAACAAACGATTCTGGTTTGGATTCCAGATCCTGGTTTTGATGTTGTTTCCTAGAATTCGATTCCGATAATTTCAAAAGGCAAAGTCAAAAAACGTTACAAGTTTTAAACGAGCCAGCAaccttaaagtggcagtgtgtagtttcctgccgcTAGGgagcagtacatacatacatttcagggtagttttacagcaTATCGTCGTGACTGTTGgtagtttaaaaaaacattacggtaaattatGTTAGCATGCGACCTCgatgtgactcctcagactttgatggtccttcagttaattccatcaagagaatgcaatgttaagttctttttttttttagaaaaaaggatgtatttttgccttccTCAACAGAGGACCGCCTTGTTTACGACATCCGTTGCGgtgagtacatcacgttgttcattgtccagtagcatgcggagatcgtttgaaagacaacggtagaacccgcccctcgaccaagagccgtcaatggatatggagcgttgccagactaaataatacatttatttagtctgacttgccaggctagtttTCTGACGCTGTACTTTCTGGATCTGCTCTggatcctgcgcctgccgatgccgtcatcatactacggcaataccacatAGCCAAAATATATTGGTTCTCTTTTTCAATTCtattctttcacatatgttttggaaagagtttagtagttttgttattaaagtcatgtttcttactacctaaatgtttttgaaagtGGTAATGAAACTTCTgtaagtcgtacatccagccagTCATTTAGTGTGGCGGCAGGCGCAGGATCCCAAGGAGTttaatatggcgtcccccaaagatgctagtTCCGCACCCTATGTACCTTagaccctttttttttttgttatttgtgtGTGAATAGTGAAGAACCAGAAAAAAAGCATCTTCTTTAGGTCAGCGGACAGGTTATCAAAACCAGGACTCAGAATTAAAATAAACTGAATGATTCTGAGAGACTATGAAAACTGGTCCCGGTCCCAATCAATTCTTGAtgttcgatgcccaaccctaaacaCAACGAATCATAGCAAAGCCTTTCCTCAGGACTCGAGCCAATAGGGATGCTGTGGTGCTAAATCTAGGTGGAGGTCAAAAGTCAAACAGATTAACGAAATCAGTTCTGCAAATATGGCGTAATCCAGTCGTTCCAGCTCTATGTGACCCTTTACCCAGTGCAATGACAGCATTTCTGTGGATGCAAACGTCCCAATCCGTAGTCGGTCTTCTCGTGCACGTGATTTAATCAAGATTAGAGCCGATGCAgttgttatttttcttcttttgtacGTTCAGTTTGCGAGTCATGTGCTGTAAATCTTAAAATTATCTCCAATTTAAATATATTCAGCAAACTGAAGTAAAtcaaaaaaagcaaaaacaggAAACAAGATTTTCTTAAAGAAATCTGTAATGTCAGACTTTTTGTATGGGGCATTTTAcaccaaaaaaataaacaaataaaacattagtTTAGTGGTGAATCATCTGATTGCGATGCAAAATTGAGCTGAAGACACTGTAAAATGTAAACGGGACAGATTTTAAGACAGAATGGTGTCAGTTCTACAGCTGATTTAGCAGACATTCCCTATAATCATTAAACGACTGAAGCAACCAATCACTGATGGGAGAAACATCCAATTAGGATCTGCTGAGAAGATTAACATGCAGATTTATGCTTCGCAGCAATCAACCTTATCAGTGGAGATGATTTAAAAAAAGACAAGGATTTACCCTTTATATTTATTCCTATGGCAAAAAACACATTTGTGTCTGAACTTGAAATAATTACAATGTTTTATCTATCGGGTAAAAGAAGCCCAGAGATGTCAGGTCGTTTTATGATTTATGTCCTCAAACACCCCCTCGCCTCTGCTCTGTGTGGACTTTACTTTTAACCTTTGTTGAGGCCATGGCCCTGATCTTAGCTAGCCCTCCAGCCCCCACCCCTGCATTAGTTTTCACATTTGTGCGTTTAAAGCAGCAGACATCTTCACATATCTACCAATTCTTGAGTTTAACACACATATAAAATGCCCTGATGTTTGAATAGAGCATATTAACGTCCACAACTGGTCTGATAAATGACTGGAAATGATTTATATCTGTTCTTTTGTGGATTTCaaaataattaattaataatTGAAGCCATCAAGACTCATGCATTTATTTTCTTTGCAGTAAACCTGCCTGTGTAGGACCCATAATCAGGTGTTGTTTGTGCAGGAATTGACTTCAAATAAAATCTGAATAACTTATTAAGTCGTTGGTGTAGGGCACATTTAGGCTCAGTAGGATTTTTAAAATGTTGGACAACTTTCGTGAGAGAGCTCACAAATGATGAACAGTTGTTGTCCTACAGTGTGCGCTGTGCAGTGACACATTAAAAACAGACATTTCCCACTCAGATGGGAAAACTCGAAATGTGACTTTGGAGTGAACAAGCATGGCGGAGGAGGAGCGTACAATGTGCTTCTGTCACCTTGCTTTCTGACTGGCTACATGTCCCATTTAACAAGCAACACGTTGTTTGTCCTCGAAATCCAACTTGTTAaaaagtgtggaacactgaaaaatcttttttttgattatttctgattataatcagtcgagtttttcatgcaggctgaacatgaaaatagtctcctactcctgtctactgcgttagcttctgatagaaaacagatgatgaaactctaggatttgaaaatcctgacagatctatgtcacactgtccttTAACATTCATTGACTCACCCATATTGGCTCTAAaccggaaaggctgttgttgtttcagtgtccaggaaacaggagagaaaacgtctcggctagcagaagctaactgttagcattagcaactccaccccacagcagaactcctccaggctggagtcatttctggagataaaacattaacgtagcagagcaaacggagtcagtggtagagtgctgttagccaatcagaggagagatatccaaatagcaggaaataaaactccaaatcccgtcgtgttaagctctcctcttatgcagcattctgctagttcctgaaacaggtgcatctgaGCTGAGTAAAacttataaggcattcattcctaccagagacccttGCAAATGTAATGGTTAAATGAGTGACCCACACCTTTAATAACACAGATTTCTGATCGGAGAGATCCTGATGTGTTTCTGAGCCGACTAAagcactcttaacacaccacacaaagCAGGAATTTCTGATAAAATCATCTCCAGAGCTGTTACGATATTCGGGTGTGTCCTTAAGATTGCAGAAAGTGTGATCCGATATTTGGGGGCGGGATTTTGGTCTCCGTCAGCAGATGGTAGCAGTGATGAACCTCCTGAGAGTGAATCAAAAAGACACTAAATGGTGTTTGACAGCTGGGTTAAATCACAATGTGGGTCAATGGAGCGCTGGCCCAGATGGGGCCCAACTGTGTGTGAAGGCATAACTGTGCGAATCACTGCATGTGTGGTCGAGTTTATACgtgaaaatgttttaattttatttgtgCGTGTGCAGCCGAGCTGCCGCTGCTTCATACATGAAGACAAATCAGCTGCAGTGATGGATGTTTGGACCTTGAGCCCTTTGCTGTAAAACACACAACCCTTTGAAGCTCTGCTTATTGACCTATGACCAGCCCACCATAACTCACAGTGTGGTGAGCCGTGGTGCTCATATATCTCCGGCTAACCGGTTTCAGATCACAGCCAACTGTATTAGCAATTTGCACCAAGCTGTGGAAGCCCGTTCTAACCGATGCATAAAATTCCACTGAAGCAACAGCGGTGCTTTGGGAAGCAGAGGCAGCTGCAGGAATTCTTCATTTTGATTGAATCCATTTTAAACCACTGGTATATATTTTATAAGAAGGTCGACCAATCAGAGTGGACCATGGAAGCCTTGAAAAACAGGAAACGAAACTGTTCATTTCAGATGAAGAACAAGAACTAGATAAGAGTAGAAATTAGTTAGGTTTAGTTTCTTTACAATACTTACCTAGCCAGTACGCATAGGTGGACTCCATATGGATGTATGTGGGCTTGTCCATGGTTTCCATGACAGTCTCACATGGGTTAGCCCATATGTATTTTAACAGACCCTACATGGGTCTTCAGAGCGACCCAGATAGTTTGAGTCATACATGGGCTTgttaaaatctatgtgggcaaatccctgtggggccaccatggaaaccaTGGAAAGACCCTGTTGGCACCCACACGGTTTGCCCACATATTCCCATATGGAGCCCACCTAGGCATGCTGGCTGGATTGGATGTACAGAACAAAGAAAAGGTGCATCTATAAACCTGCTAGTGAATCAGCGTGATGAATCAGTGATTGTGAACTTTTGGGTTTGCGGACTCGTCATTCATACTAACACATCTGGATGTTTGTACTTCCAGAATCACAATATTCCAAGTTAAACTGGAATTTGACTCGTGCTGGTTCTGGTTTGGAGGCCCGGGACGGATTTCTGATTCTTGCACAGCTCTGGTCTGGTCTCCCTGGTCTGGATTAAAACAAATTCTGAAAAAATCACGTTATGTAATTGTTGCTTTAAACGATGCTTTCTTAGACCATAAACACTTTTGATGccacaatattagaaacaattagAAAAATGTAATATTTTAACTATGGTGCTTAGAAATAATTAGGATTAGGAAAAAATTGGTATCAACTGGTCAGAACAAGAACTCTTAAGACCAGAGCCGTTAAATCAGAACACTCGGCTTCCTTTAAGTGTCCTTTTCCTCATACTTTACATATGTGCAGCATTTTTGTGTCTAAAATGTAAAGTTAGTTAATATTGCTAAAATTGCAGTAAAAGGAAACAACACTTACCTTGAAAAGAATCAAAGAAATGTCGCATTTTAGGATACAAACAAAAATTACTCAATATGCTGATTTAGCTGTCAGATTGGTTAAATCTGACCCTAATGACATATTATAATCTCTCACTACCTTTGTTAACCAAAGTCACAAGGATCAGTAGTAAATTCACCAACTTTAAACCGAGTTAGTCTCTGCAGCAACACTATGATGTGATCGCTTTCTTTTAGGTATCTGTGGCATCTCCGGCTCTGGCTCCTCTGTCCCTCTGACAGATGGGATCTGACAGTGTTTGTGTCATAAACCACTTCCTTTTCTGGAGCTGCAGAGCCGTGGACCATATTCGGAGAAAGAGATGAGAAAAAGGAGGGAAGGAGTGATggagggagggagtgtaaggAAATATGGAGAGACAAAGTGTTGATGTTCTTTTTGTTTTGAAGGAAGGGATGGgaagatgaaaaagaaaaaaggtagaGAGGAGGAGCAGTAAAATGAGTCAGACAGAGTTTTTATCAGAAACAAGAGCAGGAATCTGTTAACGATAAGAGAAGGAGAGGTAAACCAAAGCAGAGAGAGATGTGGAGGAGAAACGGAGAGAGAGCATGAGTCAGAATGTTGAAACGCCTGCCAATATGGAAACGACACGGCAAGCCAGGTAGAATTTActggagtgtgtgtgcgtgtgtgcgcgcgcctgtgtgtgtgtttgtgtgtgtgtgtgtgtgtgtgtgctgcagcttGATGTAGTTAAAACTAGCTTTGAACACGAACGGCTGACTCTATCCATTTCAGATTTTGTGCCCAAGTTCACAACCCACACTTGGGATTGTGGATGTTTTAGGGGTCACCCCAAGGTCAAAGGTAAAGGAGAGGCGGACACGTGTTATAGAGGTTAAACACGGGAGATTTACAGCTACTTTGGagaccagaacacacacacacacacacacacacacacacacacacacgtgcaaatcACAATTTGTTTTTGCCAAACGAGATGTGATGGGAATATTTAATCAGTCCCAAATGAGTTCTTGGCGTTGTGCATTTTTGCTGTACAGTTAAATTTTCACTTTTAGATTCACCTGTTTGAATTTGAAAGCAGATTTTCACAAGCAAAAACATcctttttttaatagtttttatgCACCTAATCTTCAGTGAGGCACGCCAGCTTCACAGCTGTATATTttaagctcttattttgaaagaataacAAAACGGAAGTCCTCTCCAGTCGAGTTACTGGCCTAATAAGTTGCATTATTCCTGCAAAGTAAAACCAGCTGTGGGTGGAATTTATTAGATTTAATATGTGATGCACTGAAATGATATCAAGTTTCAGGTTATTAACACAGCAAAGCTGCATCATATGATGTAAACAGATGTGCTGATGTGATTCACAGTCTTTCTGTAGGAAGTGAAGCCAGAACTGGAGTTTCTTAAAGGGACAGTTTGGTTTTATTAAGTGAAAACATAAATAATATTTATGAGTAATCTCATATCTATGGAGTTCATGTCAGTCAGCACAGATAGCTTATAATCGCTCATCTGTAATTAAAAATTCACTGAACTCTGTGTAATTAAATGTGCTGATTATAGTCATTATAAATCCTAACTGAGGCTGATGACTCTACCAAACCTCATCTATTAGTGGTTGTAAAATAAACAAAGATCCTGCAGCTGTcatctgtttgtttgtttcttcacACATCAGTGCCTTCGTCTTTCTCCTCAGCAGTTTGAATAAAAACTTCCATTTTCAATAAACGGTCGAGGTGTAGACTGACATGGGACACTTGAGTCGATGGTTAGTCTGAGCTTATGATGTTGTGACTCTCATTGGGGAACCAGGGCCTCTATGAGGACAGATTTTAGTTaaactacaaaaaaacaaactaccagagtcccaaagacGCTTGGTGTTTAGCGCTCCTTGTTTACCGTGGCAATGCCTGTAGCCGTAGCAGGGGGGCGTGGCCCAGGGATGATGGCAGACGGGAGGGGTGAGTTCTGTGTGAGTTCTAGATTATTCTGTCTGTGTTGCAGCAGGTCTGAAGAACActtcgtcttggctagtagaagctaaccattagcattagcaactccacgacatggcagaactccttcagccttgtgttaattatggagataaaaacatcagcgaggcaaacagagtcagtggtggagtagcgttgcttttagccaatcagaggaaagattTTTGACaatcaggaaaaaaaaatacCCCTGAGACTCCTGCCTTGTTC from Nothobranchius furzeri strain GRZ-AD chromosome 5, NfurGRZ-RIMD1, whole genome shotgun sequence encodes:
- the cspg5a gene encoding chondroitin sulfate proteoglycan 5 isoform X1, translating into MREKKKASERSGCWRQTLLSCVLALHLIPLSVHGNLVWINATEWDNKVNITSPLVEEDGPEKLNAVITTATGTSSSVSHDPTIAVTPRAMQTPRGDNEDDQSSGMFGETLAPTVEEVSVTAPPQISPDSAETEHLLPSNPQVKEVMEGEEEGDEEEEHLPHTDPPWIHAKGTAMFDLDRLTTTTTSAPTSAATNPSNPDVLHVDFFDPSSRGRNLDLAPPSPSSVAHELQGGDATSWAMPENYDYLTPYEDGVSPTVDEYTYSTTTDAYESDEDLREAVGSPARSRPRIPGSGPFIPGMSAPMPNNPGVANTGLSRNKCRVGYQLVNGSCRSACDLQPNYCLNGGQCYQLDGDEIFCRCNIQDYIWHKGARCESVVTEFQVMCLAIGASALVLLLLFMIIVCFAKKLHVLKTENKKLRKRSSKYRPSSEQHNDNFSLSTIAEGSHPNVRKLCDTPPNVPHARALAYYDNIICQKTMSRYTWECKTKEESDCEDDPNSQNKLEDPVKAPPKEDDALNIHNSLTPKHENHKVLGEENSSEVNSLQNNMM